A region from the Flavobacterium enshiense genome encodes:
- a CDS encoding dihydrofolate reductase family protein — translation MTTDRKVILYIATSLDGYIAKPNDDLSFLSIVEKEGEDYGYADFIKSVDTVILGRKTYDWIMAHVPEFVHADKNTFVITRTERSSIGKTNFYNDSLKALITKLKNEPGKNIFIDGGAEIVNELLKENLIDEFIISIIPILVGNGTRLFKDGRPEQILELVSVKHFDKGLTQLHYKCKAELKV, via the coding sequence ATGACAACGGATAGAAAAGTAATTTTATATATCGCAACAAGTTTAGACGGCTACATCGCAAAACCGAATGACGACTTAAGTTTTTTATCAATAGTTGAAAAAGAGGGAGAAGATTATGGATACGCAGATTTTATAAAGTCGGTCGATACTGTAATACTCGGAAGAAAAACATACGATTGGATTATGGCACATGTGCCGGAGTTCGTCCATGCCGACAAAAACACATTTGTAATAACAAGAACAGAAAGATCAAGTATCGGTAAAACAAATTTTTACAATGACTCACTTAAAGCTCTGATTACAAAATTAAAAAACGAACCCGGCAAAAACATTTTTATTGATGGCGGTGCCGAAATTGTAAACGAGCTTCTAAAAGAAAATCTAATTGACGAGTTTATTATTTCCATCATTCCGATCTTAGTTGGCAATGGCACAAGACTTTTCAAAGACGGACGACCTGAACAAATCCTCGAACTTGTTTCCGTTAAGCATTTTGATAAAGGATTGACTCAGCTCCATTACAAATGCAAAGCTGAATTAAAAGTGTAA
- a CDS encoding SRPBCC family protein encodes MATNSVSLHRVIKASPEKVYRAFTEANALASWIPPYGFLCTVHEMTVAVGGTYRMSFHNFSTGNSHSFGGKYIDIKPNEFLKYTDQFDDPNLPGEMITTVWINKVSCGTEIKITQEGIPSVIPAEMCYLGWQESLEKLIKLVEPEIPDA; translated from the coding sequence ATGGCAACAAACAGCGTTTCATTACACAGAGTTATCAAAGCCTCTCCTGAAAAAGTCTATCGTGCATTTACCGAAGCTAATGCACTTGCATCCTGGATACCTCCCTATGGCTTCCTTTGTACTGTACACGAAATGACCGTAGCGGTTGGAGGAACCTATAGAATGTCATTTCACAATTTTTCAACCGGTAATAGTCATTCCTTCGGAGGAAAATATATCGATATCAAACCTAATGAATTTCTGAAATATACCGATCAGTTTGATGACCCTAACCTTCCCGGCGAAATGATTACGACGGTTTGGATAAACAAAGTTTCTTGTGGAACCGAAATAAAAATCACACAGGAAGGAATTCCTTCAGTTATACCGGCTGAAATGTGTTATTTAGGGTGGCAGGAATCCCTGGAAAAGCTAATTAAGTTGGTTGAGCCCGAAATTCCGGACGCATAA